The stretch of DNA AAAGAGTAGAATAACGTAATATCAGTTCATGTAGCACTACATACAAAACACTTACAGGAAGTCCACCATCAGCGTCAGTACTTGCCAGCATGTTAATGCTGTCAACACTCCAAAATTTTATTTGGTTATCTTCACCAGCAGCCAAAAAATGATTCTGGGAAGTGTCAAACTGAACAACAACCGTGGACTTCTTCCGGAACCCAGAATATTGCCTCTTTATGGATCCCTCACTTTCATTCCACTCAACAAGAATACAGTCCCCATCTTTGCTAGTCCCACATGAGAAGAGTCTGCATTTCAAGAAAATAGATAGTTCATGGACAAGCCAACCAAAGTTTGAAGGAATGTAGCATCAAATAGAATAAATTAATGATATTACACATCTTACCGACTTCCATCGGCACTGTAAACCATTGTGGTAAACAAGTGCCCAGGGGTATTAAAGTCAACCATAGATCCCACGTTGTCATACAGCCAAGCCTTTATTTTTCCATCAACGGAAGTTGAGAAGATAAACTATGAAGCAGAACAGAAGATGTTATTACAACGCATTGAACTAGAGAAAACAATAGGTATAGTTTAGGTGAATGGCATGTCAGTTCAAGAGTTGACACAACATATGTTTGTTATTCAATGCCAACTAATGTAAAAAAGTTCCATAATACATAAAGTTGCTAAGGAAACAACAATATCGGTGGAACAAACTATATGGCTTTAGAGAAATAGCTGCCAGGTAAAAACAAGCAATCAACAAAGTACCTGAATATTCTCCTTGCGGTGGGGGCATATAGAATAGACAGGTGCTTCATGTCCTTCGAAGACATAAAGCCTTTGACCACTTAGATCCCATACCTGCAGTTTTTTCAAAAATATCCATAAAAGAAGGTGAAAATATGAGAATTTAAACAAAAGACAGGATTTGACAGTTAACACCTTTATTAGCTTATCATCTCCACAAGTGACCACACACAGTCGTTCATCTCGTTGAGAGAATGCAATATCATTGACTCCACCAACATGAGCATCAATCtgataagaaaaaaagaaatctcACTTATATTCCACTGAGACATATAAATCAAACTGTTCCAACCCACCTCTAAAAGTTGGCGGAGATCAAATTGGCGGAGTTCAAATAGACGGAGATCATTTGGTGCTTGATATTCATGTATATGAATCAAGTGCTTCGAGAATGCAACCCCTGTGAACACAACTCAAATTTAGACAACTGTAATAGGAGCAAATTAAATAGTAAATTTACTTGATCGTATCCAAGAGGAAGATACCTATTAAACTTCCATCTGGACTCCAAATAACTCGAGTGACAGATATAGAAGAGTCTTTGACAATGGCACTCTGTAAAATGCATAACACACCTCAAGCAATGAAATTTTGACATATTTCAGAGAGAAAAACTAGTCCTGATATCATATTTGCCTATTACTAATTCAGACAATAGAAGATGAACAGTATGCATATCAAGATATTACTAATCTAGAAAAATGGATACTTGACAAGAACATATGGGCTACTTAAACAAGCAGAGGCAATACAATCAGAAAAACAGAATGTTGCACATAGATAGACCACTAAATTGGTTAAGGAACTGGCATGGACCACATTAGAATATAGACAAATTAATGGACACTAGTACACAACCAGTTACTTCTTCCAACCTAGACTGAACTCGTGAATGAACTTGCTTATCAGCCCAAGATCCACATAAATTTTATTCAACATTTTGACCTGGTCATATAAAAAAACATGGAACCTAATCAATTCTAAAATGTTGCAGAAAGGCACTATGTCTGGAAACAACTTGTAAGGAAAAATGTGAAAATGAATAGCAGCTTAGTGGCAAGCTATGTCAGCATTAAACACACATTCTAGACATGGCACCATGCACCATGCACCATGCCCCTAACATGTCACAACAGTGCTGCCCATGCCAACTTCCAACTTCAAGGATAATAATAGTGTGTTTCTAACCATTCTTCTTCATTATTCCTCTTTCCTCCTAATGGACCTTAAATTTCAGTCAACTTACCACAAATGATTTTCTTTTGACATGTTAAACCACATatgattttctctatcttatccccAACCAATGCTATCTCCAACTTCTAACAACTGCTGGTAACAGCAATCATCAAAGCTGCCTTCACTCTACAAATCTCTCTTAATCCTCATACCAAATATTTGGAAACTAAAGAGCTTGGTTATACTTATAGCTGATTCTCAATATTTGCAGTTAAAACATAAAAAGCATCTTAAGGTTGGAAAAGATGGACATGGATCTTACCTGTTGATCAAGTTGACAGATATTAAAGGGTTAAAGCCCATTGTTTCTAAAATGTTTTCCATTAAGAAAATAAACTAATGATAAAATTGCTTGATGACTACCAATCAGTTCACTTGCAAACATTCTTATTAAAACCTAAGAAGTGGCCATAGAGTCCACTAGTAGTTTCATCAATAGTGTTTCTAAATATAAGAATTTGCGACCCCTAAATGTTTATTTCATTACACAAGTTGGTGCAAGCAGTACAATTATGTAAATGCCAGCATGTAAATAAGTTATAAAAACATAAAACAATAAGAAATAAGTTGGTTGGACACTGATGATAACAAAATCCAAACATTTTGCCTTATAGTTGTTATCAAGGAATTCAATTCTGTCCGCAACGGATGGTATTACCAGTCCAGACATTAACTGGGAGGAGAAGGGGCGTCAACACAGAAATCCAAATGCTGCCACGGTATATGTTGGcaaactgtgtgtgtgtgtgtgttattttTCCCTCTGTATTTGTTGATGGTTTCAAGGATGTGTATGTGTGTCTCAATCAGATTGGAGCAGCAAACGAAATTATGCCAATCCGCAGCTATAAATGGGAAGTGGAAGAGCATCAAGATTAAGCAATCCTTAATTGCAACATGAGATATAACAACTGATGTGTAAAAATTTTGTGATGCAGAAACTTTGAGTCAATTTTGTGTTAAGCAACCAAATAGTTTGATCTAGTTGTGACCAAAACAAAAATAGTTTCTGTTCTCTGCCCTGCAACTTGAGCTTCGTTGTAGGCAGCAatctaaaattaatttattaaacaCTAGAATGCATCTCCGATGTAACAAATAACATTCTTATCTCTGACATTATTAAGAACACAAAAGGAATGAACCAAGAATAGAGGGAGACAGCAAGGGGAAACAGGAATCAGCAGATACTAAGTTCTCTAACATAAACTATCACACGGAATATATCTCAACGGTAATGGAAGTTGCATTCCAAAAGAAACGAAAAAGTGAATCATTCTCTAGACCTGGAATTGTAGTGAACAAGCAGCCGTATCCCATACTCTAAATGGCTTGGACACCAACTTCTGCTGGATACCAATCTCCCAAAGTGTGATTTCACCAGTGTTGGAGCCCACtaaaggggaggaggagaagatagAGTATAAAGAGTTAAATTTAGGTTCAATTAGCACCAGAAGAAATTTAGATAGTCATAGTCATACCAAGAAGTGATGTATGATGAAAAGGATGAAAGTCCATGCTAGTCACATTGGATCCCTCTGTCAAGGAGCAGGCTACAACTCTTGGCAGGTCATCCAGCGACCATGTAACTTGTGGGTGAGGTGCAGGATAGCTAACCTGCTAAGGAAGATGCAAAGATAAAACTCAGAAACAAAGTAGTATATGGTATAGATAACATAGGTATAATTTACACATGAATTTTGCTGCATTAAGCTTCAAAAATTACATCAAACCTCGTCAACTGGATGTGCACCAGACCGTAGACGTTTCATCATCTGCTCAGATTCAGCATTTTGGTAGTTTGACATGGCAATAGCATTCGGAGGAGTTCTTGGGCGTTTCAAGATGGGGACTGctgaaataaaagaataaattaGAATAAATAAGTTTTCTTCACATTTTTTTACATGGCAGAAAGGAAACCTAGTGGAATAACCTCAACATGCATCTGCAAAGCTCTCACCATATTAACCTTTATATTTAGTCCACTCATATCAAGAGATGGACACATAAACATAATATAGTAAATAAAATGTCCAAGGAATCCAAGACATCCTTAGAACAATTTAACTAATTTAACCATACTCATGCTTTCAGCAATAAAATGATTATATGAATGCTACATTGCATAAATTCATTAATCAACCAGTAGCTATAAAGAATTACAGGACCTCAAGAATCATATAACAAGAGGGGGATGAGTTTAGATCATTCAAAGCATGAAATCTCAAATATGATAGAAAAGCCACTCCAATCCTCCTTTTACATGTTTCTTGAACCTAGTCTCAACTCTGAAAAAAGAGACCCAAAGAGATGAAATACGAACACATAACTGTTACTTCCACAAATAATGAGAAGGCATAATCATTAGCATTTCCAGAAGGTGTTAAAATTTCATCCAACATTATAAACATAAGAAAAAAGAAGAGTTTAACCTTGATTTGGTGGAAGAGGTATTGATGATGGTGCAACAACAGCAGACTGGACAGAGGATGAAGCAGCAGCGTTAGCCATCCAACCAGCTAAAGCACTAGCATTTGCAGCAACCTGGGGTGGAAATGGCTGCATGATAATGAAGATAGTCCTAAAAGTTATGTTCTTCAAGTAAAATTTATTCAACAGGAGACTTGATCTTGGAGCAACATACCCCATGAGCACCAAGTGGTGTATATGTACCAACAGCCTTTGGAACAGCTGCAACAGGAACAGAGACTGGTGAAGCACGAGCTCCATTTGGAGGGGCGCAAGCATGGTCCATGAACAATGTCTTGATGTCAGGATTTGACCTTGGAGTCTTACAGAGTTGATGCTGCCAGTTCAAGCTGCAATACAATGATGCCACAATTTAGCAAGCTACAACACAACAGCCCACAGGGGCCCATCCAacttatatttttatcatttaaaaatcTCAGTAATCTGAGAGAAAGAGTCCTCAACTAAATAAAAGTGTACTCCATTATAAATATCTACCTTTGATTAATCAGAGTTCGGAGGCGTGAAGCTTTAAGTGTAGGAAAGACAAGTTTTTCTCGAAAGAGAGGATTTGCTTCAATTAACTTCTTGAGCTCTACCAGCATGGTACTTCTAGCAGACTTAGTATCACCATATTTAGACAACTGCTCGTTTTCCCTGTGAATgagtaaaatgaaaaaaaatgatcAAAAATTTCTGCAGGACAATATTTGAAGTGAATTAGATTCCAGTCAGTGAGTTGATAGTGACATAATTATAACACTCTAATAAGGAGTAGTAGAAAGCATAAATGTGATAAAGTATGACTTGCTGCAGGAAAAGGGACCAGCCACTAATAAGGATAAAAAAACAAAACCTCAGATATAATAAACAAATTTAGCAAACAGAAAGCAACTAAGATTGCTTATTGAGAAACACAAATATTACAAGTCTTCCAGCATAAAAATGTATGCCAGCATGACATACCAATTCAATTCTGGTTTCAGCCAATCGCCAAAGCAAACATTTAAAAAAAGAACCACAATTTTGGCAATTTCAGGTCATGTTTCACTGGTTTCAGCTTCAATTTTATTCGTAAAACTACTGTCAATAAAGTTCTATATCGGACTATTTTCTAACAAAAATTACTGTATTTAAACAATAAAATACTTTTATCAATGAAACTAAGTCAAAATAATAAAATTGCTTACTTTGAAATGTGCAATCAACCTCGTAAATTGATTCCAAGCAAATATGCCAAAAAAAAATCAGTATACTGATTTCTCAAAAGTTTATAGAAAAATCTCTAATTAATAGCTCATACACTCactttaattaaaaaaatgacaTTTATTGCACTTGTGAAGTTACAAACAGTGCTAGTAAAACAATCTACAATTTTCAATTTTAGCCCACACTGCTTTTGTGCAATCAGAATACAGAATTTAATGAGTCAattaatgatttaatctacaAAATTTTGGAAGCTACCAAAGCTATCATgacttttagtatcaaaaggtaccTTTTCAACAGTACTCAGCAAAAACTTTTTGTTCTTTGCCTTTTCTTATTCTGGCATTTAAATGATCCCTTTCTCAGAAAACACAATAATTCATAAAAGGGAAACGAGCAATTGTCTGAACCTGATTAAACCAAAATCATGGACATATTATAAAGAAAGATAAATCACCTAAAGTTTTCAAGGGTGAGAAGCTGAGTAATTTCTTTATACAAATCCTCATTAAACGTTGAGAAAACCTTGAGATCCTTTATGAGTGTTTCAACTGCCTTTGCCCTGTCATGCCTGAGCATAGTACAATCACAAGACTTCAGATGGGGACAAGAAGCAATATTCTCTGTAAGTATAAAATATAGAATATATACACAGAATAACCGAAAATAGCCGAATCAAAAGACGGATAGGAAAGAATAACCAAAGACGAACGAACCTGTCAAGCGCCTCTAGATACTTCTGCTTCCTAATCTCGAAGAAAATCTTCATCGAATACCTGTTATCATCAACCTTGGTGTATCCCGAGAGGTACTTCTCCGCTTCTTCCCACTCTCCCGCCTGCACCTTCTCCTCGAAGTATTTCATATTAAAGAAAAACCCCGCTTCCTGCTCAAGCCTGCCATAAAACCGCGCAAAAACGAGAACTCTCAAGCCAAAACCATCCGATACAAAAAAAGAACCGAGCGGCCAAGAATCCAAACGAAACCCGCCCAAAAGACTCACTTGTGCACGGATTCCTTGAACTTCTCCTCATCCAGGAACTGGAGTATCAGGAACACCAGCTCCCGACTCAGCGACGACATATCCGGCGATCAGAGCCGAGACGCCGGCGACGAACGGCGACGAGGATATCGAATTAGAGCCCGAGGCGCGGCCGAGAGGCGGAGCACAACGGATTCGAAGGAGAAGGCGTCGAAATCAAGATGACCGCGCGACAAATCGAAGGCCAAGAAAGAGAGTCTAGGGTTTGGTGACCCGATCGACTTCGGCTCCCCTTTCTTCGATGCGGTTTTGTAGTCCTCTCCCTCCCTCCAACTTTCACCGACTTATCACCGATAAGGAAACGTTCCTATTTAATAAGCAAATTTGCCTATCTGATAAGCGCAGGAGGGGTCGGGCGGATTCAGTTCTCGCGGACGCGAGAGCTCGGAGTTCAAATCGGGTCGATATTCTCCGTAACATCCGCTAACTTCCAAGACGAGAGGCGTTCGCTCGCGCGAGATGCCCTTTTTCTCGCGTGATATCGACGGCTCTCTCAGACTCGTGTCTGTCGGGATTTCGTGAATCCAGTGAGTGGATCGCGGACCGGCTGCTGTGGATAAAAGTGGTAAGTCTTTTGTTTCCTGTACAGCCACGTGGATGATGGAAAGATTTTTGGCCGCATTCTATTGATCGTTAGATGCGTGTCGAGTCTCAGAACTGCGACCTCCACAAATAAATCCGAAGAAGGGACACGCAATTCAACTAAAGATGAAAGGACATCGACTGATCAACGGTCAGGATCGTCTCGCTTTTTTACGAATTCTTTTCATGGGCATTAAAAGATATTTCTCCGAAAAACATAAAATCTTACCAAATCACTTAGAGGCCATATAAATGGCTCCAGTcgtaatgaaaggaagaaaaaaaagaaaccgCTGTGAAAGCGAAGAGATGGTTAAACGAGAATTTGTAATGTGATTTCtaataagatgtataataatAGCTGGAGCCACCTATGTGCATCCTCCCTATTAAGAGCTTTcttgtttttgattttttttttttctaaatggtAAGTGATGAAGATGGAATTCGATCTCAAAATCTTATGACGTCTATATACAAATTAACTTGTCCATCGGAGAAATTACTTCGTGCATGAACTTTCTCTTTAATGATCCACTACTTATTAGTATCGTCTTAAAATTATTCGTCGCATTTTTTACGATAAATAGTCAACGACCTAATTCTATTTCCATATGGGGCGTTGCTCTAATTATTCTTCTAATTTGAAATTTTCTTTATATTATCTTGGAACCATTTACACCGAAGTTTCTAATGAGCATAAATTCTGAATAGGAAATAAAGATTCACCAGAAAGGCTAATAACAACATGCTAATCAAGTATAATATATATACTCGAGTATATAAATCATAAGAACTCATGCAGTATGCATTCCAACAATGTCATGCACGGATGCAAACAGCCATGCAAGTATCTCACTGACTCGATAATCTAATGGATGCGTTATCCCACCGGTTAATGGAGAAGAACCATATCATTCATACATAGCCTTAACCATCCATTAAGTAATGTTATGTCTTCGTTGTCGCATGCttgtatataaaataatattatcatcatcaaCAATATTATGATATACTGAGATGACACCGGAGATTTTACTTTCTCGATGGTTAATAAAAAGATTATTGTATGATAGGAGttctttatttttaataattaataaagATAACTCATATGAGTTCCTTATTGGCTAAAGTGGGACAAGTTCCTTCgaatgattaataaaaatattatctaagTATCATGTGCTTTATTCCTTGAGCGCATAGATCGATAACGTATCATCATAGgttatatcatccacatatatatCGTCATATATTATaagtatttatttatgtatacacTTTTATTTATTCATGCATGTATTCAAAATATATTCAAGGGAAATTATCATACAAGAGGAGTCAGTCAATGTGtgtcaaataaatataaaaaatattaaaatagatTCATGCataaatgagtttatatttttttttacgagtaatttttttattttaaaaatatttaatccacACTCATAAATATATTTCAGGATGATTATTTATACTCTAAATTACATTTCAACACTAATATTTTCCATGGCTAAGATCTTAGTTCTTGTACATGATCATATAATGGTTGAATTAATTAGATTCAACAAACATAAAGTCTATTACATTTGgataaaatttgatcatgatctACTTAATTCTTATAATTActttgatccaataatttatcTCTCTAATTATGTTATGTATTCTATTTATAATCGGTTTATTATGCACCTAAATATATATTGAACTGGTAAGATACAAGATTCTAAACCAAATAATCCAACTTGTTTTAGGTCTTAGCCTTGTTTCAAGTGAGGATCTATTTGATTTCATTCCATCAACGACATCCAAGTATGTGCATTGAaccaaacttgtttattttcaagGCTGATCAACATACTATTATACTAACATTAGTTTAAGGATGGATCATATCAATCAGTGGTAGATTTTGAAGCTTCTATCCTTTAGTAAATAGATTTAATACACCATCATACTGATATTTTATGTATAAATATGTCAAAACACCTAATAATTAGATATAATATACCACCATCATACTAATATTTTAGGTATTATATATTAGATGAGGTTTCAAATCCTTAATATTACTTAATAGGCGGGTTTCATATATCATTATATGATCAATGTTTATTTCGgatgtataaaaaattatatactaTCACCAAACTAATATTAAGTGTAAAAATATATCGAATACTTAATTATCGGCAAATGAAACTGGTATCTCGCCATTAAACTAATATTTTATGTATTGatacaataaataaaatttttaaattttattagtaaataaatatgatatattatcACCAGACCAAATTCGAAGTAGGTATAAATAATGAATTTAATAAAGATGAGATTTGatcagaagcttgataactttgaTTATAATGGTAGCATCAACTAACTTGTAAAATGAGTCAAACTCACTCCACGCATCCCAACATGATGGAGGATCTATATATCTGGTATATACTAAGAATCTgtttctaaattttatttttgatgatattTCTTCATCATTGAAAGTAACACATTCTTACCCCAAGATGCATTCACCATTAAAAATAGCACATTCTTACCCTTAGATACAGTGGAGTTGATATCTGCTCTTTCCTTAGATTGGAGCACTTCCTTTTTAAATATTTAGGTGCATCTATTGCCCCTCATTTTAAATATTTAGGTACACATGATCACCTTTTGCCAAAAAATTAAAGTTAAActcattttataattatttaagaggTCATAGTACTAAAGGGCTTCACCATATCAATTGGTCCCACTATCACTAATCCATGGGAGTAACAATAGTATTCGATGTTTTATTTTCCCTGATTCTCTTGATACTTGGTCTCCTTCTTAACACCTTTTTGTTTAACCCATGAATAAATCGAGGGATGGTTTCTCTAAATATATTAGAAATAggtcttatttttttataattcttgAATGTTTAACACATCATTATCTTTAATCCTGACTTGATTGTAGGAGTTAGTATTCCTAGTTACTATTGAAGTGGTTTGGTTAGGAGTTGACTTCTTCAATTAATTTcattaaaattattcggtacatgaTTTATGAGTTTAGATTGTTCATGTGCAACTCGAGACTACATCTAAATATGCttattctttttttaaataaaagaatTGTACCCTAAATTTTAGTGAAAATGATTAACATGTTTTATAAAAACTTTTTATTGTTATTAAAATCCactctttttttttgtgaaaattacTCCATCGATTGTAATTCCAACTTCATCAATCCTACTCATTAAGCAAGTTTAGGATCGCTTGTATCAAATTCTCCCGAcctaattttttcttaaaaaattttagAATATATGCTCTTAAAAAAATTCCATCATTGACATTGGAAATCATTGCAAACCAACTTTGTTTATCCAAAATGCATACAAATGTCATAATAATATGGACTTTGTTAGCCATTATCCTAAGATCCATCCTACCTAAGGGTAATAGAATAAATAATTTTCTATATGTTAAATAAAGTaaatcatatatatttaatatatttaaaataaatcatcatatatccattacgaAGCGTTGGCACTCGAGTTTGGCTCGTAAGCTATTTTGGACACTGAGCTCGAGGCAGTACACATTAAATCTAACTCCTCATTTCCATCGAATGGATTAAGTGTAATGTTCGTCGGACGATTTCGTTGCGCGCTGTCCGAATCACGAGGCCATATCCAACGGCGTTCACGAGACGCTCTCAGATCCCTTGCTCGGGAAAACACCAGCGGCGGGAGGTGGACCCCACGCGACAGGTGATGGTTTGTCGTTAGATTACGTCAGGGGGAGTAAGTAAGTAACGAGATGATCAAAGGCGTCACGATTTTTAAGGCCATTAATTACGTGATCTCATCTCGTTGGCGGACGAGGCATGGAAAAGACGACGGCTGACGTATGACATCCACTGCCATCGCTGCCACGTCACAGTCTGCGATGGATAAGGAGTACGACCGTCTCCAACCATGACCAGCGTCATCGTTTTCATTTCACGTCCATGGAATCATCGATCGGACTACTACATGGATTAAGTAGGTCGAACCCGACCAAGTTAGTATATTTGAATTAAACTTAAGAGCTAATGTGGCATGCATATGGCATGACGGGAGTCTTCAACTCTGCATTAACTTGCTTCGTCAGGAGACGTGCTGTCACC from Musa acuminata AAA Group cultivar baxijiao chromosome BXJ2-11, Cavendish_Baxijiao_AAA, whole genome shotgun sequence encodes:
- the LOC135586577 gene encoding protein TPR1-like isoform X7, with translation MSSLSRELVFLILQFLDEEKFKESVHKLEQEAGFFFNMKYFEEKVQAGEWEEAEKYLSGYTKVDDNRYSMKIFFEIRKQKYLEALDRHDRAKAVETLIKDLKVFSTFNEDLYKEITQLLTLENFRENEQLSKYGDTKSARSTMLVELKKLIEANPLFREKLVFPTLKASRLRTLINQSLNWQHQLCKTPRSNPDIKTLFMDHACAPPNGARASPVSVPVAAVPKAVGTYTPLGAHGVAANASALAGWMANAAASSSVQSAVVAPSSIPLPPNQVPILKRPRTPPNAIAMSNYQNAESEQMMKRLRSGAHPVDEQVSYPAPHPQVTWSLDDLPRVVACSLTEGSNVTSMDFHPFHHTSLLVGSNTGEITLWEIGIQQKLVSKPFRVWDTAACSLQFQSAIVKDSSISVTRVIWSPDGSLIGVAFSKHLIHIHEYQAPNDLRLFELRQFDLRQLLEIDAHVGGVNDIAFSQRDERLCVVTCGDDKLIKVWDLSGQRLYVFEGHEAPVYSICPHRKENIQFIFSTSVDGKIKAWLYDNVGSMVDFNTPGHLFTTMVYSADGSRLFSCGTSKDGDCILVEWNESEGSIKRQYSGFRKKSTVVVQFDTSQNHFLAAGEDNQIKFWSVDSINMLASTDADGGLPSRPHLRFNKKGNLLAVATVDNGFKILANADGLAALRAFGNRSFEPFRAQHEATPIRVSNSPVVASISPNISNVESLDRNSPAKPSTVLNGGDITPRNVDKPRISEELPDKMKSWELAEVFNPQQCRVATMPETDSASKVTRLLYTNSGVGLLALGSNAIQRVWKWSRNEQNPSGKATASVVPQHWQPNSGLLMTNDVSDTSPEEAVPCIALSKNDSYVMSACGGKVSLFNMMTFKVMTTFMPPPPASTFLAFHPQDNNIIAIGMEDSTIHIYNVKVDEVQTKLKGHQKRISGLAFSNNLNILVSSGADAQLCIWSTETWEKKKSVAIQLPEGTKSVGDTRVQFNSDQSRLLVVHETQLAIYDTLKIERIHQWVPQDALSAPISYASYSCFSELVYASFCDGNIGVFDADNLRLRCRIAPSAYTSPAAASSNPTYPLVIAAHPQEPNQFAVGLTDGAVKVIEPSKSEGRWGAPTPVDNGVHVRRMQTLSTTSNPAADQPQR
- the LOC135586577 gene encoding protein TPR1-like isoform X6 produces the protein MSSLSRELVFLILQFLDEEKFKESVHKLEQEAGFFFNMKYFEEKVQAGEWEEAEKYLSGYTKVDDNRYSMKIFFEIRKQKYLEALDRHDRAKAVETLIKDLKVFSTFNEDLYKEITQLLTLENFRENEQLSKYGDTKSARSTMLVELKKLIEANPLFREKLVFPTLKASRLRTLINQSLNWQHQLCKTPRSNPDIKTLFMDHACAPPNGARASPVSVPVAAVPKAVGTYTPLGAHGVAANASALAGWMANAAASSSVQSAVVAPSSIPLPPNQAVPILKRPRTPPNAIAMSNYQNAESEQMMKRLRSGAHPVDEQVSYPAPHPQVTWSLDDLPRVVACSLTEGSNVTSMDFHPFHHTSLLVGSNTGEITLWEIGIQQKLVSKPFRVWDTAACSLQFQSAIVKDSSISVTRVIWSPDGSLIGVAFSKHLIHIHEYQAPNDLRLFELRQFDLRQLLEIDAHVGGVNDIAFSQRDERLCVVTCGDDKLIKVWDLSGQRLYVFEGHEAPVYSICPHRKENIQFIFSTSVDGKIKAWLYDNVGSMVDFNTPGHLFTTMVYSADGSRLFSCGTSKDGDCILVEWNESEGSIKRQYSGFRKKSTVVVQFDTSQNHFLAAGEDNQIKFWSVDSINMLASTDADGGLPSRPHLRFNKKGNLLAVATVDNGFKILANADGLAALRAFGNRSFEPFRAQHEATPIRVSNSPVVASISPNISNVESLDRNSPAKPSTVLNGGDITPRNVDKPRISEELPDKMKSWELAEVFNPQQCRVATMPETDSASKVTRLLYTNSGVGLLALGSNAIQRVWKWSRNEQNPSGKATASVVPQHWQPNSGLLMTNDVSDTSPEEAVPCIALSKNDSYVMSACGGKVSLFNMMTFKVMTTFMPPPPASTFLAFHPQDNNIIAIGMEDSTIHIYNVKVDEVQTKLKGHQKRISGLAFSNNLNILVSSGADAQLCIWSTETWEKKKSVAIQLPEGTKSVGDTRVQFNSDQSRLLVVHETQLAIYDTLKIERIHQWVPQDALSAPISYASYSCFSELVYASFCDGNIGVFDADNLRLRCRIAPSAYTSPAAASSNPTYPLVIAAHPQEPNQFAVGLTDGAVKVIEPSKSEGRWGAPTPVDNGVHVRRMQTLSTTSNPAADQPQR
- the LOC135586577 gene encoding protein TPR1-like isoform X2, coding for MSSLSRELVFLILQFLDEEKFKESVHKLEQEAGFFFNMKYFEEKVQAGEWEEAEKYLSGYTKVDDNRYSMKIFFEIRKQKYLEALDRHDRAKAVETLIKDLKVFSTFNEDLYKEITQLLTLENFRENEQLSKYGDTKSARSTMLVELKKLIEANPLFREKLVFPTLKASRLRTLINQSLNWQHQLCKTPRSNPDIKTLFMDHACAPPNGARASPVSVPVAAVPKAVGTYTPLGAHGPFPPQVAANASALAGWMANAAASSSVQSAVVAPSSIPLPPNQAVPILKRPRTPPNAIAMSNYQNAESEQMMKRLRSGAHPVDEQVSYPAPHPQVTWSLDDLPRVVACSLTEGSNVTSMDFHPFHHTSLLVGSNTGEITLWEIGIQQKLVSKPFRVWDTAACSLQFQSAIVKDSSISVTRVIWSPDGSLIGVAFSKHLIHIHEYQAPNDLRLFELRQFDLRQLLEIDAHVGGVNDIAFSQRDERLCVVTCGDDKLIKVWDLSGQRLYVFEGHEAPVYSICPHRKENIQFIFSTSVDGKIKAWLYDNVGSMVDFNTPGHLFTTMVYSADGSRLFSCGTSKDGDCILVEWNESEGSIKRQYSGFRKKSTVVVQFDTSQNHFLAAGEDNQIKFWSVDSINMLASTDADGGLPSRPHLRFNKKGNLLAVATVDNGFKILANADGLAALRAFGNRSFEPFRAQHEATPIRVSNSPVVASISPNISNVESLDRNSPAKPSTVLNGGDITPRNVDKPRISEELPDKMKSWELAEVFNPQQCRVATMPETDSASKVTRLLYTNSGVGLLALGSNAIQRVWKWSRNEQNPSGKATASVVPQHWQPNSGLLMTNDVSDTSPEEAVPCIALSKNDSYVMSACGGKVSLFNMMTFKVMTTFMPPPPASTFLAFHPQDNNIIAIGMEDSTIHIYNVKVDEVQTKLKGHQKRISGLAFSNNLNILVSSGADAQLCIWSTETWEKKKSVAIQLPEGTKSVGDTRVQFNSDQSRLLVVHETQLAIYDTLKIERIHQWVPQDALSAPISYASYSCFSELVYASFCDGNIGVFDADNLRLRCRIAPSAYTSPAAASSNPTYPLVIAAHPQEPNQFAVGLTDGAVKVIEPSKSEGRWGAPTPVDNGVHVRRMQTLSTTSNPAADQPQR